DNA from Terriglobales bacterium:
CACGGTATTCGCGGGTCAGGACCGCGATGCTACAGAACGAGCCCGCGAATATTTTCGCGGTTATCCGCCGTCATCTCCCTCGATCGGCCTGCTTCGCGACGGCGAGCTCGTCTACATGATGCAACGCTCGGATATCGAAACTAGCGATCCGCAGAAGATCGCCCTGAAGCTGGCGCAGGCATTCAATCAGTACTGCTCGAAATCCGCTGTGAGCTAGGCACGTATCGTGGGGGCCCGTCGCAACTGGGCTTCCACGAGCATATCCACCTGCCCAATTCCGCACACACTGAGCTTCCACCGGACATCTTTCTGCTCATATTCCTACCTGCGCCGTCCCTAAGTCTGTGCTGTTTCAGGTCATCTACTTGAGAGCGCTATGGCCCCTAAAATGCGCAAAACAAGTGGTAGATTGTTT
Protein-coding regions in this window:
- a CDS encoding BrxA/BrxB family bacilliredoxin gives rise to the protein MYPELMVMPMREELTRLGIQETRTAEDVDQALKQPGTTMVVVNSICGCAAGKMRPAVRAALQNATRPDHTITVFAGQDRDATERAREYFRGYPPSSPSIGLLRDGELVYMMQRSDIETSDPQKIALKLAQAFNQYCSKSAVS